The following coding sequences lie in one Nitrospirota bacterium genomic window:
- a CDS encoding diguanylate cyclase gives MSLDCLARRRVLIVDDQPSNIQILAESLGHEYELYFATSGETAMSLAAANRVDLILLDVVMPDLGGFEVCRRLKSDDRTRHIPVIFVTAIDGDEDETLGFDLGGVDYITKPIRPSVVRARVRTHLELKGTRDLLERMASIDPLTGVANRGRFDEALQSEWSRAVRQSSVFSVGILDVDYFKKYNDTYGHARGDECLRSVVRAVAGFARRPGDLLARYGGEEFALVLPAADARSTRILLAHVLDAIAALDLRHAASECADRVTVSGGAVTLMPGSGESALAALEAADRLLYEAKTGGRNRFVHMDGVTRRKENIVQGVQKEAA, from the coding sequence GTGAGCCTCGATTGTCTGGCCAGGCGCCGGGTCCTCATCGTGGACGACCAACCCTCCAACATCCAGATTCTGGCCGAGTCCCTCGGGCACGAATACGAACTCTATTTCGCCACGTCGGGCGAAACGGCGATGAGCCTGGCGGCAGCCAATCGCGTGGATCTGATCCTGCTCGATGTGGTGATGCCCGATCTCGGTGGATTCGAGGTGTGCCGCCGGCTCAAATCCGACGATCGGACCCGGCACATCCCGGTCATCTTCGTGACGGCCATCGACGGCGATGAGGATGAAACCCTGGGTTTCGACCTCGGCGGGGTGGACTACATCACCAAACCCATCCGGCCCTCCGTCGTCCGCGCCCGCGTTCGCACCCACCTCGAACTGAAGGGGACGCGGGACCTTCTGGAGCGGATGGCGTCGATCGATCCCCTCACGGGGGTTGCCAATCGCGGGCGTTTCGACGAGGCTCTTCAATCCGAATGGTCGAGGGCCGTTCGCCAGAGTTCCGTCTTTTCCGTGGGCATCCTCGATGTGGACTACTTCAAGAAATACAACGACACGTACGGCCATGCCCGCGGCGATGAGTGCCTGCGATCCGTGGTCAGGGCCGTGGCCGGCTTCGCGCGGCGGCCGGGGGACCTCCTGGCCCGATACGGCGGCGAGGAGTTCGCCCTCGTTCTGCCGGCGGCGGATGCGAGGTCCACGCGAATCCTCCTGGCCCACGTTCTCGATGCCATCGCGGCGCTCGATCTCCGACATGCGGCATCCGAGTGCGCCGACCGCGTGACGGTCAGCGGCGGGGCGGTCACCCTGATGCCCGGGTCGGGAGAATCGGCCCTCGCCGCCCTCGAGGCGGCCGACCGGCTTCTCTACGAGGCGAAGACCGGAGGGCGGAACCGGTTTGTTCATATGGATGGAGTGACGAGGCGGAAGGAAAACATCGTGCAGGGCGTACAGAAGGAGGCCGCATGA
- a CDS encoding F0F1 ATP synthase subunit alpha — translation MEIKATEISRILKEQIEGFAPEIDLAETGTILTVGDGIAKIYGLQKAMAGELLQFPHGLMGLVLNLEEDTVSAAVFGEVTHLKENDLVRRTGQIASVPVGDQLLGRVVDPLGQPLDGGPAISTKEIRRIELKAPGIVQRQGVKEPLQTGIKAIDAMIPIGRGQRELVIGDRQTGKTALLVDTIVNQKNEDVKCIYVAIGQKRSTVAQLVDKLKKFGAMSYTTIVSATASDPAPLQFLSPYSGCAMGEYYRDSGRHALCIYDDLSKHAVAYRQLSLLVRRPPGREAFPGDVFYLHSRLLERAAKLSQAKGGGSLTALPVIETQAGDVAAYIPTNVISITDGQIYLEPDLFYAGVRPAVNVGISVSRVGGSAQNKAMRKVAGGLRLELAQYRSLEAFAQFGSDLDKATMATLNRGRRLVEILKQGQYEPLSVERQILILYAGTKGFSDNVPVDQVARYERELYSYVETKHPDVLPEIKQKRDLDESLSKKLDAALGEFTKSFLA, via the coding sequence ATGGAAATCAAAGCAACGGAGATCAGTCGGATTCTGAAGGAACAGATCGAAGGGTTCGCCCCGGAAATCGATCTGGCCGAAACGGGCACGATTCTGACCGTGGGTGACGGCATCGCCAAGATCTACGGCCTCCAGAAAGCGATGGCGGGCGAACTCCTCCAGTTCCCTCACGGGCTCATGGGACTCGTGCTCAACCTGGAAGAAGACACCGTTAGCGCCGCCGTCTTCGGTGAAGTGACCCATCTGAAGGAGAACGATCTCGTCCGCCGGACCGGTCAAATCGCCTCCGTACCCGTGGGCGATCAATTATTGGGGCGCGTGGTGGATCCGCTCGGGCAGCCGCTGGACGGAGGCCCGGCCATCTCCACTAAGGAAATTCGGCGCATCGAGCTGAAGGCGCCGGGCATTGTTCAGCGCCAGGGGGTCAAGGAGCCGCTCCAGACGGGGATCAAAGCCATCGACGCCATGATCCCCATTGGTCGCGGCCAGCGCGAACTGGTCATCGGCGATCGGCAGACGGGGAAGACCGCGCTTCTCGTCGACACGATCGTCAACCAGAAAAACGAGGACGTAAAGTGCATCTACGTGGCCATCGGTCAGAAACGGTCCACCGTCGCCCAACTGGTGGACAAGCTGAAAAAGTTCGGCGCCATGTCCTACACCACGATTGTCTCCGCGACCGCCAGTGATCCGGCGCCGCTCCAGTTCCTGTCGCCTTACTCCGGCTGCGCGATGGGAGAGTATTACCGCGATTCCGGTCGCCACGCCCTGTGCATCTACGACGACCTGTCGAAGCACGCCGTGGCATATCGCCAGTTGTCGCTTCTCGTCCGCCGGCCGCCCGGACGCGAGGCCTTCCCCGGCGATGTGTTCTATCTCCATTCACGGCTCCTCGAGCGTGCCGCAAAGCTCAGCCAGGCGAAAGGCGGAGGATCCTTGACCGCCCTCCCCGTCATCGAGACGCAGGCCGGCGACGTCGCCGCCTACATTCCCACAAACGTCATTTCGATCACCGACGGTCAGATCTATCTGGAGCCGGACCTCTTCTATGCGGGCGTCCGCCCCGCCGTAAACGTCGGCATCTCCGTCTCCCGCGTCGGCGGTAGCGCCCAGAACAAGGCCATGCGAAAAGTGGCCGGCGGTCTCCGGCTCGAACTCGCCCAGTACCGCTCGCTCGAAGCCTTCGCTCAATTCGGCTCGGACCTCGACAAGGCCACGATGGCGACGCTGAATCGGGGGCGTCGGCTGGTGGAAATCCTGAAGCAAGGCCAATACGAACCCCTCTCGGTCGAGCGCCAGATCCTGATCCTCTATGCCGGAACCAAGGGCTTTTCCGACAACGTTCCCGTGGACCAGGTCGCGAGATACGAAAGAGAGCTCTACAGCTACGTGGAAACGAAGCATCCCGATGTGCTGCCCGAGATCAAGCAGAAGAGGGATCTGGACGAAAGCCTGAGCAAGAAACTCGACGCCGCGCTCGGCGAATTCACGAAATCCTTCCTGGCGTAG
- the atpD gene encoding F0F1 ATP synthase subunit beta, translating to MAQGHIVQIIGPVIDVEFPPGQLPNILNALTIGDLVLEAAQHIGENKVRCIAMDSTDGLTRGTAVEDSGDVIKVPVGREVLGRILNVVGRPVDEGAPIKAKTLYPIHRAAPEFQDQSTKIEMFETGIKVVDLLEPYMKGGKIGLFGGAGVGKTVIIMELIHNVAMQHGGVSVFGGVGERTREGNDLWTEMKESGVMGKTALIYGQMNEPPGARARVGLSALTVAEYFRDEEGLDTLLFIDNIFRFAQANSEVSALLGRMPSAVGYQPTLSTDIGELQERITSTKKGSITSVQAIYVPADDLTDPAPATTFAHLDATTVLSRQIVEMGIYPAVDPLDSTSRILDPNIIGEEHYMVTRQVQKILQRYKDLQDIIAILGMDELSEDDKVVVGRARKIQRFLSQPFSVAEAFTGKKGAYVKREDTIKGFKGIVDGKYDELPEPAFYMVGSIEEAEQKAKQLMQ from the coding sequence ATGGCTCAAGGACACATCGTACAAATCATCGGACCCGTCATCGACGTGGAGTTTCCACCCGGCCAGTTGCCGAATATTCTCAATGCCCTCACGATCGGTGATCTCGTCTTGGAAGCCGCCCAGCATATCGGGGAGAACAAGGTGCGCTGCATCGCCATGGATTCCACCGACGGCCTGACCCGCGGGACGGCCGTCGAGGACTCCGGAGACGTCATCAAGGTTCCCGTGGGCCGGGAAGTCCTTGGCCGCATCCTGAACGTGGTGGGCCGGCCGGTCGATGAAGGCGCCCCGATCAAGGCCAAGACCCTGTACCCGATCCACCGCGCGGCGCCCGAGTTTCAGGACCAATCCACCAAGATCGAGATGTTCGAAACCGGCATCAAGGTGGTGGATCTTCTCGAACCGTACATGAAGGGCGGCAAGATCGGCCTCTTCGGAGGCGCCGGCGTCGGGAAGACGGTGATCATCATGGAACTGATCCACAACGTGGCGATGCAGCACGGCGGCGTCTCCGTCTTCGGCGGCGTGGGAGAGCGCACACGCGAAGGCAACGATCTCTGGACCGAAATGAAGGAGTCCGGCGTTATGGGCAAAACCGCGCTGATCTACGGGCAGATGAACGAGCCCCCCGGCGCCCGCGCCCGCGTGGGTCTCTCCGCTCTCACGGTGGCCGAATACTTCCGCGACGAGGAAGGTCTCGACACACTCCTGTTCATCGACAACATCTTCCGGTTCGCCCAGGCCAACTCCGAGGTCTCCGCCCTTCTGGGCCGCATGCCCTCCGCCGTCGGCTACCAGCCCACGCTTTCAACGGATATCGGCGAGCTACAGGAGCGGATCACGTCCACCAAGAAAGGTTCCATCACTTCCGTGCAGGCGATCTACGTGCCGGCGGACGACCTCACGGACCCCGCGCCGGCCACAACCTTCGCGCACCTCGACGCGACGACGGTCCTCTCGCGGCAGATCGTCGAGATGGGGATCTATCCCGCCGTCGATCCGCTGGATTCCACGTCGCGCATCCTCGATCCCAACATCATTGGTGAAGAGCACTACATGGTGACCCGTCAGGTTCAGAAGATTCTGCAGCGGTACAAGGATCTTCAGGACATCATCGCCATTCTTGGAATGGACGAGCTGTCCGAAGACGATAAAGTCGTCGTCGGCCGCGCGCGGAAGATCCAGCGTTTCCTCTCACAGCCTTTCAGCGTGGCCGAGGCGTTCACGGGCAAGAAAGGCGCCTACGTGAAGCGCGAAGACACGATCAAGGGCTTCAAGGGAATCGTGGACGGCAAGTACGACGAACTGCCCGAGCCGGCTTTCTACATGGTGGGCTCCATCGAGGAAGCGGAGCAGAAAGCCAAGCAGTTGATGCAGTAG
- a CDS encoding TonB-dependent receptor: protein MIGRWAWGIVVMLLVAVEQAHAAGEPARDRGAERMDGGEMDSGPAASPASAGEDQPEMEELLSLIEEETEIATRTRMNADFVPGVVTVLDAGELKGLGARNVWEALSRVPGVQPVRDSLARPSVIVRGLYFPFNAGNIKILVDSVPLSRESAGINPFILGMPIEQVDRIEFIRGPGSVVHGDFAFMGLINIVTKKDDFGLFTRGETERRAVGGGRAAWSSGGEEPIRMFANVSGTGGRSASFLDGVKGDEQAATGVFGLGWRGGSLTGQLFREAITPEARGEGQSLPDEVAETDGSIELSYAREVSSDFHVNVRGGFLRNTMAGGGDDFAGNLLRAGIDARWEPSHRHALVAGFEHTTALIGEANHRRPPLPAAAGAAGGATAQPAGGPETGPGGSGPPAPRRQGGGAEGGAGGEAGPPGSGGDPAANQVPTPPPDVLVKDERRFVESLFVQDSITLGERWALTPGLRFDHFSDVDWRLTPRLSLVWRLTEHHILKSQYSEGYRAPTFFELAEQNPADPLDFEVVGTGELAYVFRRPNMVGRATGFYSRIRDMVYRVPSPTSPGFENSAWARSLGAEVEWSQQILWWLKATVNGAWAGVKDSRLASEGEIAPPWMYDVAAWLTPIRKTTLGLRFNQIAKRGLGDGYSTFDVSLARAFLADRLSLRVGAKNLFNDGIQYIATRPGRVDTTSLPGRLIWAGLEWSDRPGK, encoded by the coding sequence ATGATCGGAAGATGGGCATGGGGAATCGTTGTGATGCTGTTGGTGGCCGTGGAGCAGGCGCATGCCGCCGGAGAGCCGGCGCGGGACCGGGGTGCCGAGAGGATGGACGGCGGGGAGATGGATTCGGGCCCGGCGGCAAGCCCCGCCTCCGCGGGCGAAGATCAGCCGGAGATGGAGGAGCTGCTGAGCCTCATCGAAGAGGAGACGGAGATTGCCACACGAACCCGCATGAACGCGGACTTCGTGCCGGGCGTGGTGACGGTGCTGGACGCGGGCGAGCTCAAGGGATTGGGTGCGCGCAATGTTTGGGAGGCGTTGTCGCGGGTGCCCGGGGTTCAGCCGGTGCGGGATTCGCTCGCCCGGCCGTCGGTGATCGTGCGCGGGCTCTATTTTCCGTTCAACGCCGGGAACATCAAGATCCTGGTGGATTCCGTGCCGCTCAGCCGCGAGAGCGCGGGGATCAATCCGTTCATTCTGGGCATGCCGATCGAGCAGGTCGATCGCATCGAATTCATTCGAGGGCCGGGCTCGGTGGTCCATGGCGATTTCGCCTTCATGGGCCTGATCAACATTGTCACGAAAAAAGACGACTTCGGACTGTTCACTCGCGGGGAGACCGAGCGGCGGGCCGTGGGCGGGGGGCGGGCGGCGTGGTCCTCCGGCGGTGAGGAGCCGATCAGGATGTTTGCCAATGTGTCGGGCACCGGCGGTCGGTCGGCATCGTTCCTGGACGGCGTCAAGGGGGACGAGCAGGCGGCCACGGGGGTGTTCGGGCTCGGTTGGCGCGGAGGGTCACTCACCGGACAGCTTTTCCGCGAGGCCATCACCCCGGAAGCCCGGGGCGAAGGGCAGTCGCTTCCCGATGAGGTGGCGGAGACGGACGGCTCCATTGAACTGTCCTATGCGCGGGAGGTGTCGTCCGATTTTCACGTCAACGTCCGCGGAGGATTCCTCCGCAACACGATGGCCGGCGGCGGCGACGATTTCGCCGGAAATCTCCTCCGCGCGGGGATCGACGCGCGGTGGGAACCGTCCCACCGACACGCCCTCGTCGCAGGATTCGAACACACCACGGCGCTCATTGGGGAAGCGAACCACCGCCGGCCGCCGCTGCCGGCCGCGGCCGGAGCCGCCGGCGGGGCCACGGCTCAGCCGGCGGGAGGACCGGAGACCGGCCCCGGCGGATCCGGGCCGCCCGCGCCGAGGAGGCAAGGTGGGGGGGCCGAGGGCGGGGCGGGTGGAGAAGCGGGACCGCCGGGGAGCGGCGGCGACCCGGCGGCCAATCAGGTTCCCACGCCCCCGCCGGACGTGCTCGTCAAAGATGAAAGGCGGTTTGTCGAATCGCTCTTCGTTCAGGATTCCATCACTCTCGGTGAACGATGGGCGCTGACCCCCGGCCTCCGCTTCGATCATTTCTCCGATGTGGACTGGCGGCTCACTCCCCGTTTGAGCCTCGTCTGGAGGCTGACTGAACATCATATCCTGAAAAGCCAGTACAGCGAGGGCTATCGGGCGCCGACCTTCTTCGAGTTGGCGGAACAGAACCCCGCCGATCCGCTCGATTTCGAAGTCGTGGGCACGGGGGAGTTGGCGTACGTCTTCCGGCGGCCCAACATGGTGGGCCGCGCCACCGGTTTCTACTCCCGCATCCGGGACATGGTCTACCGAGTGCCGTCGCCCACATCTCCCGGATTCGAAAACAGCGCCTGGGCGCGGTCCCTGGGCGCCGAGGTGGAATGGAGCCAGCAGATCCTGTGGTGGCTCAAAGCGACGGTGAACGGTGCTTGGGCCGGTGTGAAGGACTCCCGGCTCGCAAGCGAGGGCGAGATCGCTCCGCCCTGGATGTACGATGTTGCAGCGTGGCTGACCCCCATCCGGAAGACGACGCTGGGCCTTCGCTTCAATCAGATTGCGAAGCGGGGGCTGGGAGACGGATACAGCACATTCGACGTGAGCCTCGCTCGCGCTTTTCTGGCGGACCGGCTAAGCCTCCGCGTGGGAGCCAAGAATCTCTTCAATGACGGAATTCAGTACATCGCCACGCGTCCGGGGAGAGTGGATACGACCTCACTTCCCGGCCGCCTCATCTGGGCCGGACTCGAATGGTCTGATCGCCCCGGCAAGTAG
- a CDS encoding response regulator transcription factor → MTSRKITVLVADDHTIVREGLKSLISGEKDMEVVADVDTGRAAVGAASKIHPDVAVLDIAMPLLNGIDAVAQIRRTCPGTATVLLSMHAEMEYVHRAVEAGASAYLIKHRAVSELLTAIREVAKGNAYFSPAVNKFLVGDFRSQARGGGPGNGQPHALTQREREVLQLVAEGYSNKEMATELSISVKTIEKHRQSVMNKLEIHTIAGLTRYAMERGLTARPN, encoded by the coding sequence ATGACTTCAAGAAAGATTACGGTCCTGGTGGCGGATGATCACACCATCGTGAGGGAAGGCCTGAAATCCCTCATCAGCGGCGAGAAAGACATGGAGGTGGTGGCGGATGTCGACACGGGCCGGGCGGCGGTAGGCGCGGCGAGCAAGATCCATCCGGATGTGGCCGTGCTGGACATCGCGATGCCGCTCCTGAACGGGATCGATGCCGTGGCGCAGATCCGGAGGACGTGCCCCGGTACCGCCACGGTCCTGTTGTCCATGCATGCCGAGATGGAATACGTCCACCGCGCCGTGGAAGCGGGCGCTTCGGCGTATCTCATCAAGCACCGGGCGGTATCGGAGCTTCTCACGGCGATCCGGGAAGTGGCGAAGGGAAACGCCTACTTCAGCCCCGCCGTGAACAAGTTCCTCGTGGGGGATTTCCGATCGCAGGCGCGGGGAGGCGGCCCCGGAAACGGGCAGCCGCACGCGCTGACCCAACGGGAGCGGGAGGTGTTGCAGCTCGTGGCCGAGGGATACAGCAACAAAGAAATGGCCACGGAATTGTCGATCAGCGTGAAGACGATTGAGAAGCACCGGCAGAGCGTGATGAACAAGCTGGAGATTCACACCATCGCCGGACTGACACGCTACGCCATGGAGCGCGGCCTGACTGCACGACCGAACTGA
- the atpG gene encoding ATP synthase F1 subunit gamma, translated as MPKSPKFIRRRITSVRKTQQITKAMKMVAAAKLRRAQERILKYRPYAGDIESLFLRLVIRMRREAASLRSGQAPTLPVWATEAVPGSQPAVLITVASERGLCGSFNTNLLRQVERWARARTAATSFVTVGRKSRDYLTRRKFSVTRSFSSVIPAFEEWIPEIRSEALTALSRDGATVFLAYNSLITLTSQKPLIRPLLPVAVPEGFSLEPSLSWISEPDLFSLAEQVLPLYLESQIRKTLYESEAGEHSARMSAMENATKSAREMIDKLTLEMNKARQAAITKELMDIVNGAEALRG; from the coding sequence ATGCCCAAATCTCCCAAATTCATCCGGCGGCGCATCACGAGCGTCCGGAAAACCCAGCAGATCACCAAGGCCATGAAAATGGTGGCGGCGGCCAAGTTGCGCCGGGCGCAGGAACGGATCCTCAAGTACCGGCCCTACGCCGGGGATATCGAGTCTTTGTTCTTGCGTCTGGTGATTCGCATGCGCCGTGAAGCGGCCTCTCTCCGGAGCGGTCAAGCTCCCACCCTTCCCGTTTGGGCGACGGAAGCCGTACCCGGGAGTCAGCCGGCGGTTCTCATCACCGTGGCGAGCGAGCGCGGGTTGTGCGGAAGTTTCAACACAAATCTCCTGCGCCAGGTCGAGCGATGGGCCAGGGCACGAACGGCGGCCACCTCCTTCGTGACCGTCGGACGAAAATCCAGAGACTATCTCACCCGCCGGAAATTCTCCGTCACTCGCTCCTTCAGCAGCGTAATCCCGGCCTTCGAGGAATGGATCCCGGAAATCCGATCGGAAGCCCTCACGGCGCTTTCGAGAGACGGCGCGACCGTCTTCCTCGCCTACAACAGTCTCATCACGCTCACCTCCCAAAAGCCGTTGATCCGGCCTCTCCTGCCGGTGGCCGTGCCGGAAGGATTTTCTCTGGAGCCGTCGCTTTCGTGGATCTCCGAGCCGGACCTGTTTTCACTCGCGGAGCAGGTGCTTCCCCTGTATTTGGAGAGCCAGATCCGCAAGACCCTTTACGAGTCGGAAGCGGGCGAACACTCCGCCCGGATGTCCGCGATGGAAAATGCGACCAAGAGCGCCAGGGAAATGATCGATAAACTGACACTGGAAATGAACAAAGCCCGTCAGGCCGCCATCACGAAGGAACTTATGGATATCGTCAACGGCGCCGAGGCGCTCCGGGGATGA
- a CDS encoding response regulator: protein MTSPAGREWATNERGAYVLLSGAFVVLALLLLGVMLISWKGILQPRLKREAAMQAEVLARSQANAIASSLLSGEGEARVRNLVGMLDELLLLRDSKTDTPFFLSVELQVDYEVVKAVEGTLDLRRGALGGSGFRVEVALYNPGSSELLGVAYVQVDDRPYRRLSQDVRRSMWGVSIGGLALLLLVSTLSLLSFRRLDRQRAQRERAERELWQQEKRYNRLVNSLSNTFVYTKDEKGRLTSASESVRGVLGFSPDDFIARHRELLSKPVAPADGSSSPERTFEVDLADEGGHPHHIEFSEVTLRNELKRVTGYDGIARDVTAQRHVQEELRHAKDEAESANRAKSLFLANMSHELRTPLNGVVGFTSLALRAGEAQPKVRGYLAKAQASAHLLIELVEDILDLSRIEASRLEIQRIDFDFDDLLSELADVIGLKAADKNLEILFSTAPDVPRRLRGDSVRLKQVLLNLMGNALKFTEQGEIVVKVDCGELRRDHAILKFSVRDTGPGIAPELLKAMFEPFTQADTSMTRRFGGLGLGLAISRRLVSMMGGEMHVESEPGKGSTFSFTATFDLPRGPVGPRRLADEFRNLPVLVADDNANARAVMGEMLRSLLCRATIVSSGPEAVEETKRALQQGAPFRVAVLDWRMPDLDGTETARELARLTAPTRLPVILVTAYDRDEAERLARQAGIEVVLHKPISPSSMHDAIMKVLHPTDEAMPAAPAPSTIQFVPGQSVLLVEDNAINREVAREMLGGLGLEVAEARNGFEALDALEKGRFDAVMMDVQMPEMDGLETVRRMRLQPRLEALPVIALTAHAMMGDRERFLKAGMSDYLPKPIDEKNLVGVMARWLKVRAGGTSTPAPLSTGPLPPELPGLKMEDGLRRVSGNVSLYRRLIPEFVLENRKAVDRLLGLLGSGDRAGAMALLHTLKGSAATLGAHRVAAAAAEAERHLRDPASGEVSLDGLESALAEVESSAAVIKRIPEAPSRPPGPNGSNGGTVRILPLIDLMKEHLRRNHLGALEQFAEIQRELGGTTSESLVRLGAAIDRLDFQSASAHLEALISELGLTPEGAT from the coding sequence ATGACTTCTCCCGCCGGACGCGAATGGGCCACGAACGAGCGCGGGGCGTACGTGCTTCTTTCGGGAGCGTTCGTCGTGCTGGCGCTCCTTCTACTCGGGGTCATGCTCATTTCCTGGAAGGGGATCCTGCAACCGAGGCTGAAGCGGGAGGCCGCGATGCAGGCCGAGGTCCTCGCCCGCTCCCAGGCGAACGCGATCGCCTCCTCGCTTCTCAGCGGCGAGGGCGAGGCGCGCGTGCGCAATCTCGTGGGGATGCTGGACGAGCTCCTCCTCCTTCGCGACTCGAAGACCGATACGCCCTTTTTTCTGAGCGTCGAACTCCAGGTGGATTATGAGGTGGTCAAGGCCGTGGAGGGCACCCTGGACCTGCGCCGAGGGGCGCTCGGCGGCTCGGGATTTCGAGTCGAGGTCGCGCTCTACAACCCCGGCAGCAGCGAGCTCCTGGGAGTGGCGTACGTCCAGGTTGACGATCGGCCGTACCGGAGACTTTCCCAGGACGTCCGCCGAAGCATGTGGGGCGTTTCGATAGGCGGCTTGGCGCTGCTCCTCCTGGTCTCGACCCTCTCCCTCCTTTCCTTCCGCCGGCTGGACCGGCAGCGCGCACAGCGGGAACGGGCCGAACGCGAACTGTGGCAGCAGGAGAAGCGGTACAACCGCCTTGTCAACAGCCTGAGCAATACGTTTGTCTACACCAAAGACGAAAAGGGCCGCCTCACGTCCGCGAGCGAGTCGGTCCGCGGTGTCCTTGGATTTTCGCCCGATGACTTCATCGCGCGCCATCGGGAGCTGCTGAGCAAGCCGGTCGCTCCGGCGGACGGCTCCTCCTCACCGGAGCGCACCTTCGAGGTCGACCTTGCCGACGAAGGGGGTCATCCGCATCACATCGAATTCTCCGAAGTGACCCTCCGGAACGAGCTCAAGAGAGTGACGGGATACGACGGCATCGCCCGCGACGTCACCGCGCAGCGCCACGTGCAGGAGGAGCTGCGCCACGCGAAGGATGAGGCGGAATCGGCCAACCGCGCCAAGAGCCTTTTCCTGGCCAACATGAGCCACGAGCTCCGCACGCCGTTGAACGGGGTGGTCGGTTTCACGTCGCTTGCCCTGCGCGCCGGCGAGGCGCAGCCGAAGGTGCGCGGCTACCTGGCCAAGGCCCAGGCGTCGGCCCACCTGCTGATCGAATTGGTCGAAGACATCCTCGACCTGTCCCGGATCGAGGCCTCGCGCCTGGAAATCCAGCGGATCGATTTCGATTTCGACGACCTGCTTTCCGAGTTGGCGGATGTCATCGGATTGAAGGCGGCAGACAAGAATCTCGAGATCTTGTTTTCCACCGCCCCCGACGTCCCGCGCCGCCTCCGGGGCGATTCCGTGCGGCTCAAACAGGTTCTCCTCAATCTGATGGGCAATGCCCTGAAGTTCACCGAGCAGGGGGAGATCGTGGTCAAGGTCGATTGCGGTGAACTGCGCCGTGATCATGCCATCCTGAAATTCTCCGTCCGCGATACGGGACCCGGCATCGCCCCCGAGCTCCTGAAGGCCATGTTCGAGCCGTTCACGCAGGCCGATACGTCCATGACGCGCCGGTTCGGCGGCCTCGGCCTCGGGCTGGCCATCAGTCGCCGCCTCGTCTCCATGATGGGAGGCGAGATGCACGTCGAGAGCGAGCCGGGGAAGGGGAGCACCTTCAGTTTCACGGCGACGTTCGACCTCCCCCGCGGCCCCGTGGGTCCCCGCCGTCTGGCGGATGAGTTCCGGAACCTGCCCGTTCTGGTGGCCGACGACAATGCGAACGCGCGCGCGGTCATGGGCGAAATGCTTCGCTCCCTCTTGTGCCGGGCCACCATCGTGTCGTCGGGTCCCGAGGCTGTGGAAGAGACGAAACGCGCCCTCCAGCAGGGAGCGCCCTTCCGCGTGGCGGTTCTCGATTGGCGAATGCCGGACTTGGACGGAACCGAGACCGCGCGCGAATTGGCCCGATTGACGGCGCCGACCCGGCTGCCCGTGATCCTGGTCACCGCCTACGATCGGGACGAAGCGGAACGCCTCGCGCGGCAGGCGGGCATCGAGGTGGTGCTCCACAAACCGATCAGTCCGTCCTCCATGCACGACGCCATCATGAAAGTTCTCCATCCGACGGACGAGGCCATGCCGGCGGCGCCCGCCCCTTCCACGATTCAGTTCGTACCCGGCCAATCGGTTCTCCTCGTGGAGGACAATGCCATCAATCGTGAAGTCGCTCGGGAGATGCTGGGCGGGCTTGGCCTGGAGGTGGCCGAGGCGCGCAACGGTTTCGAGGCGCTGGACGCTCTCGAAAAAGGACGGTTCGACGCCGTGATGATGGATGTTCAAATGCCGGAGATGGACGGCTTGGAAACCGTGCGTCGGATGCGCCTCCAGCCGCGGCTGGAGGCTCTCCCGGTGATCGCCCTTACGGCCCACGCGATGATGGGCGACCGCGAGCGGTTCCTCAAGGCGGGGATGAGCGACTATCTCCCAAAACCGATCGATGAAAAGAACCTTGTGGGAGTCATGGCCCGCTGGCTGAAAGTGCGCGCGGGCGGGACGTCCACGCCGGCGCCCCTCTCCACGGGGCCGCTCCCACCGGAGCTCCCCGGCCTCAAAATGGAGGACGGCTTGCGAAGGGTGAGCGGTAACGTCTCGCTTTACCGGCGGCTGATTCCGGAATTCGTTCTCGAGAACCGGAAGGCGGTGGATCGACTTCTGGGCCTGCTGGGGTCGGGCGATCGTGCGGGTGCCATGGCCCTCCTGCACACGCTCAAAGGCTCGGCGGCGACGCTCGGAGCCCACCGCGTGGCGGCGGCCGCCGCCGAAGCGGAACGGCACTTGCGAGACCCCGCCTCGGGGGAGGTCTCGTTGGACGGCTTGGAATCGGCCCTGGCCGAGGTCGAATCGTCCGCGGCCGTCATCAAGCGGATTCCCGAGGCGCCGTCCCGCCCGCCCGGTCCCAACGGCTCGAACGGCGGAACCGTCCGGATCCTTCCCCTGATCGACCTCATGAAGGAGCATCTCCGGAGAAACCATCTCGGCGCTTTGGAACAGTTTGCGGAGATTCAGCGGGAGCTCGGAGGGACCACGAGCGAAAGTCTGGTCCGGCTGGGAGCGGCCATCGACAGGCTTGACTTTCAGTCCGCCTCCGCCCATCTGGAAGCGCTCATAAGCGAGCTGGGCCTCACGCCGGAGGGCGCGACGTGA